The window ACGCTTCAtcaaaaacaacacagaacgtggtctttatttttattttatttagatgtGAAACgtttcttttggctccctcagGTCTTCTCGGCTGCCGTGATGTACTTGGCCAGGAAGTCCTTGATCTCGGAAACGTGCATCATTTCCTTGATGGAGGTGTCGCGGTTCCTGACCTGCGCCACCCCATTCTCCAGGGTGGTGTCGCTGATCAGCACGGTGAACAGCACCCCCATCTCGTCGTACCTGAAAACCACACAGGGCGCACTTGCAGAACTGATACCGTTAAGCATGAGCATTATGCGTGCACTGTAACTGTTCCCTCACTGTTACGAAGGTTTGTAACATTTGGAATCGCCAgttgtgcatttttatttttaaaacaacccAGTTTCTTAAATGGGCAGTTGTTTTAAGTCTCTGCTCTCCTGCAATGTGCATCAGTCACCCATTTGAGTCCCATATTTGTCGTTCGGCATGCTGCCAGCTCCACAGTGCCTCACAGGTGAGCTAGCACCGATTGGAGGGGCTTGAGCTCTCTCACCGAGGTCACTGCCAGCCTGCAGGCCCTTGGCAAGTCTCCGCATGTCCGAAACCAGGGAGAGAGCGCGCCCTGGCTAGCTAACACCTACCCAGCCCTGGCAGCACTCTGTCCATAGAGAGAACCCCGATCACAGCTGGATCTGAATCAAGATGCTCCCCAAGAGAGAGCTCTTACTGACGTTGCCccatttgtttttgtgtggAGCACTTGGAGCAACTGCAATGAAgggcaatattaaaataatactcTGCTGGGTATTATTACTCCCAAGCCAAGCATGCAACTGGAATCCCTGAGCTAGTCATCTTGAGCAATTCAGTTGGCAAATTAGAgtgacataaaatatttaaggaacaagtaataggtttattccctgctgaaaaaagaagaaagaaaacaaaacacgtttcggccgtggagccttcttcaggtcctgacgcagctacctacctgaactttaaaatatttaagcttGTTAAGCATTTAAGCAAAGTCTTTTTCTCTCATACAAGGGCTGCTCTCAAGGTCAGGAATGACCAGCTTACTTGGTGTGCAGCTGCTCCATGGAGGAAGGCATGGTCTCCAGGTATCCTGGCCACACAGATATTCCACTCTCCAGAAGCTCCTGGAGCAATCCCTCACACACCTACAGAAACGAAGCCAGCGTGGACATTACCGCGGTGACAGTCATCACATTTTTATCACAGCGTGTCAAAAGTTCCGACGCAGGAACAACAGAACTTGCTCATGTTGGTGCCGTTTTCAGAGCCAAATTCTAAGATCCATCCAACTCACGGATCAAAAGTCTCCCAGTGGGGACCTCCTGCTGGAAGGTGAAAATGTACTTTCAGGACTTTTTGCACGAACTGATCCATGCACCAAACCACTGACCGGAAACCAAGCGCAGCCTAGAGGTGTGTGGCTAGAAACTAACCAGCAGGCCCCGCTGCGTAGACTGCTTTACCCAGAAACCTACATGAAACGTCTCTCCGAGATATAAACTTTTATACAGACATAAAAGTTTGAAAACTGTTTCATGTCTTCAATTGAGATCTCGAGAGCAGGCGACGAGTACCTGCCGCAGCTCCATCGTGTGGCCCCGCCCCATGTTTAGGGCCACTTTGACCGGAGCCAGGCTGGGATGGAGCTTCAGCACCTGGAGACAGAACCAGAGCGTGGGAAGGGTTAGAGGAAAATGCACACTGGCTCGCTGGATTGAGGCATTCATTAACCTGGTACACAACAACAAATCACGGATACTGCAAAAACAAATAGCACTGCAAAAACCAAGACATTCCCTATATAGCAATTAAAGCCCAGAAAAATACAGACAATATATTTCTTTTGCAATACCAAAAAATGGGATTTAAATGTTATGCAGGTCTGTAAAGCGGCTTAGGATGAATCTGGGGTCTAGTATCTCCACACCTATCAGACTCTACACAAACACGTTCCAGGGGAACAAGAGCCAGGGGCGTCACCTTTCTCTGATGCAGCCTCTGCTTGCTGTCCACTTTCTTCACCTGCTGCAGAGAGTCGTACAGGTAGGCCAGCAACCCCCTGTCCATGTCCGCGCTGACAGAGATCACATGAGGCACCACAGACTTCCTCTCATCCCGACACTGAGGGGAAAACACAGACTTGTGAGTATATTCCTATGGCTCAGGAAAATGGGTTTCCTGTGGCATACTACTGCAAAGCAAGGTGAATGCACTACATGCACAAGGTGAAATCATGGGATAATGGGTGAATAGTCTGCCTCACTTCACTTCTGTGGTTTCATAAGAGAGTGTGAAAGGCTGGCTACTTTGTTTCTGATGTTACGGCAAGAGAGACCCCCGCTCTGTGCTGTTCTGCACTTGTAACTGCCCCTCCTTTGTCACCCTTATCTAGCTTCGCTGCTCGGACAGACCCATCTCATCAAACAACAACGAACTTGCAAAGCAAAGCACACAACTGAAAGCATCAGGTCTGGGAAACGTGCACGACCACAGACAGCCTATATGTTCACTTTTCCTCTAGCGGCAACTGATATCTCTGGACACCAGCAGGACTGGAGCGAAGCCAGGCCAAGGGACATGGGGACATGGGGACATGGGGACATGGGGACATGGGGACATGGGGACATGGGGGGCTCAGAGAGGAAGACCACCTGCAGCTTCGCCCTGCTGCCCTGGTGTCTCCGCAGCAGCTCCCTGTCTCCGAGGCCCAGCAGCGTCTCCAGGGGCTCCAGCCCCCAGGGGAAATGGTACAGAATCCTGACCCCCTTCACGGtcttcccctcctcctcctcctcctcctcttcaaaCTCGCTACTGCTGAAGTTGGACGGGCCTAGAGCAAACTGAACACAGCCCGCTGTTAGCCTCTCGCACCGGGGCGCTCTACAGGTTACACAGATCCAGAAAAAGATTAATCATTTAGAAATGCAACAAATTTACAAAGCTATTAGGAGCAGAACGGCGATATTCTTTGTAGCAGAGGCAATGACAAGACATTGAACAGATATGGCAGTGGTCAATTCGTACTGCTGATGAATCCAATCGACAGGATTGATTGACAAGGTGTCAGCGACGGATGTCACAGGACAGGAGCGTGCCTGGCTAAGATGGGAAgcaatacaagctgtacatctgtCACGCTTGCTCTGCGCCAGGCTGCTGTCGGGACTCTTGAGGAGAGGGACAGGGTCCTCCATGTCGAGCCTGGGAAGGCCTGTGCCTGTTCTCGGGACTCTGAGCCCCAGAGCAAACACCGAGTCGGGAAGGGCAGCAGGCGAGGGCCGGGACTGAATCGACATGGCCTCGCCCCGGTCACAGCCAGCGGAGTCCTGTCGCAACTAGACCCTGACCACCTGCACTTGGACGAGGGGTAGTGACACCCGGTCCATCACTGACGAGCTGCGTTCGGACGATTAGAAACTGCAGGCTGAACCAAGAACTCCAGGCACTGAGAAACCAGGCGCAGAATCAAGTCTCCACCATCTCAACGGGACAAAGGAGCCTTTTTCACGGTTCGTGGAGAACAACAGTTCCTAtctgcgtttttttttcttttcctcgcACATCCATCATTCTCGCATCGGCCTGACGGTACTGAAGCGGCGGGACACGGAGCGAGACGCGGAAGAACTCTCAGGCGGACCGCGCTGGGGCGCCGAGCGCCAGGTTTCGGGGGGGCACCCACCTTCCTCCACCACAGCAGCCGCTGCCTCGCCCAGTAGTCGAGCCACTGCATGGCAGTGCGGGGGGAGCAGAACCACGCCAGCGACGCCTGCGTCACCTCGCCCGGCCTGCGGGGAACAGCGCACGGGTCAGGCCTCCGCTCCTCCCCAGAGCCGAGGAGCCTTTACACCAAGGGCTGCGGGAGcagggaacaagctacccagccgtgtCGTTAAAGCCTTCCTTCCGGTAATAACTGGAAGTGATCGAATCAAttagtgacaaaaaaaaacaaacgagcCAGATGGACGTTAGGCGGCTCAATATGATTTGGATCTAGTTTAGGGATCTAGGATTGGGTTAAGCTGGTCCCACAACACTTTGTGCAGGTAAGAGTAAGGAGGAATAAATGGGACAGACAAACAGAAGAATAGACATGTGGGGAAACAGCCAGAAATACAGAGTACAGATATGCAGCTGCATCAGTGACAGTTCGTtgttaaattaacatttaatttaattgtttaattaattgTTAAATTAAGTTTGTTAATTGTCTGCGCTTTTGGACAGCTCAGCTACTGTTAACCGTCATCAAGGCCTCGGAAGCAGCTCGCCCATTTGATGAAGGTCTTGAGCGACTGGTGGTCAGGCGGGAGCCCACCTGGTAGTGCCCTCACTGCGCGCCACTACGGGCTGGTAGCACACCCCTGTCTCTGCCAGGCCGAAGGGCAGCTTCCTGTTGACCAGCTCCAGCGAGGGCACGTACTGGTCCAGAGCACCTGACACGACAAGAACCTCAGTCACACAGCTGGAGGGACAACATGGGTGCGGGGCTTCTGCTTCGGTCttagaaggggaaaaaaaaaaatccatccctttAGATCTGTTCCCTCCATACTAGCCAATGTGTCTCGTATCTTGAGAAAATAAGCATGCCTCTCTGGTGTCCCAAGAGTAATGAAGTCTCTCCAAGTTAAAACGCATCAGCTCTCTGAATTAGCCATTCCATGGGCTTTTAATACAAAACACCGGCAACAGCCAACGGCATTCGTGCCGATGTTGCTGTCTATTCCTTTCTGCTTAACGCTGAAGACACAGAGGCACGCAGGTACCTTCAAGCAGACTGCTGCGCACCGGTACGCCGTCAGTCAGGCTCCTCTCCACGGCTTCTACAAGCTCTTGCCTGCTGAGAGACTCCTGGCGCAGCGCGGACAGCAGGGCGTCCCGGTCCACCAGCCTCAGAGCCCGCTCCCGGGGTGTCGGGCTGCCCCGGCGCTGGTGCAGGGTGCTGATCCCAAACACCTGCGCCCGGGACATCACCACGGAGCCCCACCAGTGCTCCAGGATGTTCTTCTTCAGCTGCGTCC is drawn from Lepisosteus oculatus isolate fLepOcu1 chromosome 9, fLepOcu1.hap2, whole genome shotgun sequence and contains these coding sequences:
- the polg2 gene encoding DNA polymerase subunit gamma-2 isoform X2; translation: MHTSRATQTYCVRQYFCTRRRRLRTVMREPLFFPGQFCTSPREDPDHTSALRQLCASRHFIAADHLDGDSLRRGSHSYGPLGTQLKKNILEHWWGSVVMSRAQVFGISTLHQRRGSPTPRERALRLVDRDALLSALRQESLSRQELVEAVERSLTDGVPVRSSLLEGALDQYVPSLELVNRKLPFGLAETGVCYQPVVARSEGTTRPGEVTQASLAWFCSPRTAMQWLDYWARQRLLWWRKCRDERKSVVPHVISVSADMDRGLLAYLYDSLQQVKKVDSKQRLHQRKVLKLHPSLAPVKVALNMGRGHTMELRQVCEGLLQELLESGISVWPGYLETMPSSMEQLHTKYDEMGVLFTVLISDTTLENGVAQVRNRDTSIKEMMHVSEIKDFLAKYITAAEKT
- the polg2 gene encoding DNA polymerase subunit gamma-2 isoform X1 codes for the protein MHTSRATQTYCVRQYFCTRRRRLRTVMREPLFFPGQFCTSPREDPDHTSALRQLCASRHFIAADHLDGDSLRRGSHSYGPLGTQLKKNILEHWWGSVVMSRAQVFGISTLHQRRGSPTPRERALRLVDRDALLSALRQESLSRQELVEAVERSLTDGVPVRSSLLEGALDQYVPSLELVNRKLPFGLAETGVCYQPVVARSEGTTRPGEVTQASLAWFCSPRTAMQWLDYWARQRLLWWRKFALGPSNFSSSEFEEEEEEEEGKTVKGVRILYHFPWGLEPLETLLGLGDRELLRRHQGSRAKLQCRDERKSVVPHVISVSADMDRGLLAYLYDSLQQVKKVDSKQRLHQRKVLKLHPSLAPVKVALNMGRGHTMELRQVCEGLLQELLESGISVWPGYLETMPSSMEQLHTKYDEMGVLFTVLISDTTLENGVAQVRNRDTSIKEMMHVSEIKDFLAKYITAAEKT